In the Streptomyces formicae genome, one interval contains:
- a CDS encoding WD40 repeat domain-containing protein produces MGRREKPIDPGAGPVQSFAFALRKLRGEAGTPTYRAMAEGAGYSAAALARAAAGETLPSLALTRSYVRACGGDPGEWERRWRAARDEEAARPRPVDEGPTGSPDAPYRGLARFEPDDHPLFFGRTRLTDSLTALTRAHRCVMLLGPSGSGKSSLLRAGLIPRLRDAEGPAPRPAAIRILTPGPRPAHDHRELFTPAEGPGETWLLVDQFEETFTLCHDAARRREFIDRLLSAEEPGSGLRVVLGMRADFYARCLEHEGLAALLGRASLPVGPMTSDELREVVVKPAAAQGLIVERALTARLVEETRNAPGGLPLLSHTLLETWRRRQGRTLTLRGYEAAGGVHGAVARTAEDLYAGLAPAEAETARHILLRLITPGDGAPDTRRPIDRTELATTRRANPGPDDVLQRLTRARLVTLDGDTVDLAHEALITSWPRLRCWIEDNRERLRRHRRLTAASHNWHERGRDSGALLRGTELGEAEDAFGTPGERDELTAREREFLDCSTRSRRLRTRRGRQLTATLAVLLVLALAATVVAVQRTATADAQRDLAFSREQAARADQLRADRPEAAMVRALRGYRRAPTTEARSSLLSAHARFYAEQFTGHSDSVQSAVFSPDGRTLATASFDHSVKLWDTRSHHLLATLNGHADAVNAVAFSPDGRTLATASNDRGVKLWDARSHRLLATMTGHTNMVEAVVFSPDGRTLASAGGDRTVRLWDVRTHRARAVLTGHGDAVFRLAFSPEGRSLASADTARTTRLWDVASRRTRAVLAGRTGAVTTVAFSPDGRTLATGDRNHHVKLWDVRSRRPRATLTGPTDTVQAVAFSPDGDTLAAASVDGSVRLWDPRSGKALAELTVKRPLYSVVFSPDSKTLVTAGQDPAVRLWDVASHRRTGALPERSGPLTWRVPFAHPRALLTVDQQARTVRWSTAAPRGAPAPIRFPGTVVDSLVSGDGRVLATADRDRTVRVWNLATGKRIITFRKSVWTLRQLSITPDGRTLAAGGKDGTIRVLDTATRRTTAVLRSDRPVTALSLRADGRSVAFAGGGGDGTVRLWDVRSARADKPLPGRPDYTLALSFSPGGRTVAVGGNDGTIRVWDVAGRRVASTLTGHTGPVVGVEFSPDGATLATTSVDRSLRLWRAGRAYATLTGPAVADAATVRFSPDGRALAVIGSRGAARAWSIDADYVAARVCRLGAAHHWARLLPDQPVDDACPS; encoded by the coding sequence GTGGGGCGCCGAGAGAAGCCGATCGATCCCGGGGCCGGTCCCGTGCAGAGCTTCGCCTTCGCGCTGCGCAAGTTACGCGGGGAGGCGGGCACCCCGACGTACCGGGCGATGGCGGAGGGAGCCGGGTACTCCGCCGCCGCCCTCGCGCGCGCCGCGGCGGGCGAGACGCTGCCCTCGCTGGCCCTGACCCGGTCGTACGTGCGGGCCTGCGGCGGGGACCCGGGGGAGTGGGAGCGGCGCTGGCGGGCGGCGAGGGACGAAGAGGCGGCCAGGCCCCGGCCGGTGGACGAGGGGCCGACGGGTTCGCCGGACGCGCCCTACCGCGGCCTGGCCCGGTTCGAACCCGATGACCACCCGCTGTTCTTCGGCCGCACCCGCCTCACGGACAGCCTCACCGCGCTGACCAGGGCCCACCGGTGCGTCATGCTCCTCGGCCCCTCGGGCAGCGGCAAGTCCTCCCTGCTGCGCGCCGGGCTCATCCCCCGGCTGCGGGACGCCGAGGGCCCGGCACCGCGCCCGGCGGCGATCCGCATCCTCACTCCCGGGCCCCGCCCGGCGCACGACCACCGCGAACTGTTCACCCCGGCCGAGGGGCCGGGGGAGACCTGGCTGCTGGTGGACCAGTTCGAGGAGACGTTCACGCTCTGTCACGACGCCGCCCGGCGAAGGGAGTTCATCGACAGGCTGCTGTCGGCGGAGGAGCCGGGGAGCGGGCTGCGGGTGGTCCTCGGGATGCGGGCGGATTTCTACGCGCGCTGTCTCGAACACGAGGGCCTCGCCGCGCTCCTGGGGCGGGCGAGCCTGCCGGTCGGGCCGATGACGTCGGACGAACTGCGCGAGGTCGTCGTCAAGCCCGCGGCCGCCCAGGGGCTGATCGTGGAACGCGCCCTGACCGCACGCCTCGTCGAGGAGACGCGGAACGCGCCGGGCGGCCTTCCGCTCCTGTCGCACACCCTCCTGGAAACCTGGCGCCGCCGCCAGGGCCGCACCCTCACCCTGCGGGGCTACGAGGCCGCGGGCGGCGTCCACGGCGCCGTGGCCAGGACGGCCGAGGACCTCTACGCCGGCCTCGCTCCTGCCGAGGCCGAGACGGCCCGGCACATCCTGCTGCGGCTGATCACCCCGGGCGACGGCGCCCCCGACACCCGCCGCCCCATCGACAGGACCGAGCTCGCCACGACCCGCCGCGCGAACCCCGGCCCCGACGACGTGCTGCAACGGCTGACCCGGGCCCGCCTCGTCACCCTGGACGGCGACACCGTCGACCTCGCCCACGAGGCGCTGATCACCTCATGGCCCCGGTTGCGGTGCTGGATCGAGGACAACCGCGAGCGCCTGCGCCGACACCGGCGGCTGACCGCCGCCTCCCACAACTGGCACGAGCGCGGCCGCGACAGCGGGGCCCTGCTGCGCGGCACCGAACTCGGCGAGGCCGAGGACGCCTTCGGCACGCCCGGGGAGCGGGACGAACTGACCGCGCGGGAGCGGGAGTTCCTCGACTGCTCGACCCGGTCCCGGCGGCTGCGCACCCGTCGGGGCCGTCAGCTGACGGCGACCCTCGCCGTGCTCCTCGTTCTCGCGCTGGCCGCGACCGTCGTCGCCGTCCAGCGGACGGCCACGGCCGACGCGCAGCGGGACCTGGCGTTCTCCCGCGAACAGGCCGCCCGCGCCGACCAGTTGCGCGCCGACCGGCCCGAGGCCGCCATGGTGCGGGCCCTGCGGGGGTACCGGCGGGCGCCCACCACGGAGGCGCGCAGCAGTCTCCTGAGCGCGCACGCCCGGTTCTACGCCGAGCAGTTCACCGGCCACTCGGACTCGGTCCAGAGCGCGGTCTTCTCGCCGGACGGCCGCACGCTGGCCACGGCGAGCTTCGACCACAGCGTCAAGCTGTGGGACACGCGCTCCCACCACCTGCTCGCCACCCTGAACGGCCATGCCGACGCCGTCAACGCGGTCGCCTTCTCACCGGACGGCCGCACCCTGGCCACCGCGAGCAACGACCGCGGCGTCAAGCTGTGGGACGCCCGCTCGCACCGTCTCCTGGCGACCATGACCGGCCACACGAACATGGTCGAGGCGGTCGTGTTCTCTCCCGACGGCCGCACCCTGGCCAGCGCGGGCGGCGATCGGACGGTGCGTCTGTGGGACGTCCGCACCCATCGCGCACGCGCCGTCCTGACCGGGCACGGGGACGCGGTGTTCCGCCTGGCGTTCTCCCCCGAAGGCCGCTCACTGGCCAGCGCGGACACCGCGCGCACGACCCGGCTGTGGGACGTGGCCTCGCGCAGGACCCGCGCCGTCCTGGCCGGTCGCACCGGCGCCGTCACCACGGTGGCCTTCTCTCCCGACGGGCGCACCCTGGCCACCGGGGACAGGAACCACCACGTCAAGCTCTGGGACGTACGCTCCCGGCGCCCGCGCGCGACGCTGACAGGGCCCACCGACACCGTGCAGGCGGTGGCGTTCTCACCCGACGGCGACACCCTGGCCGCCGCGAGCGTCGACGGGAGCGTCCGGCTGTGGGACCCGCGCTCGGGCAAGGCCCTGGCCGAGCTGACCGTGAAACGGCCCCTGTACTCGGTGGTGTTCTCGCCGGACAGCAAGACCTTGGTCACCGCGGGGCAGGACCCCGCCGTCCGGCTGTGGGACGTGGCATCGCACCGCAGGACAGGGGCGCTGCCGGAACGCTCGGGCCCGCTCACCTGGCGCGTGCCCTTCGCCCACCCCCGGGCCCTCCTCACGGTCGACCAGCAGGCCCGGACGGTCCGCTGGTCCACCGCCGCCCCGCGCGGTGCCCCGGCTCCGATCCGCTTCCCGGGGACCGTCGTCGACTCCCTGGTCAGCGGCGACGGCCGGGTGCTCGCCACGGCCGACCGCGACCGGACCGTCCGCGTGTGGAACCTCGCCACCGGAAAGCGGATCATCACGTTCCGAAAGAGCGTCTGGACGCTGCGGCAACTGTCGATCACGCCCGACGGTCGCACACTGGCGGCCGGAGGCAAGGACGGCACCATCCGCGTGCTGGACACCGCCACCCGCCGCACCACCGCCGTGCTGCGGAGCGACCGTCCGGTGACCGCGCTGTCCCTGCGCGCCGACGGGCGGTCCGTGGCCTTCGCGGGAGGCGGTGGCGACGGCACCGTGCGGCTGTGGGACGTCCGTTCCGCGCGGGCGGACAAGCCCCTGCCGGGCCGACCGGACTATACCCTCGCGCTCTCCTTCAGCCCCGGCGGCCGCACCGTCGCCGTCGGCGGCAACGACGGCACCATCAGGGTCTGGGACGTCGCGGGCCGTCGCGTCGCGTCCACCCTCACCGGCCACACCGGCCCCGTCGTCGGGGTGGAGTTCAGCCCGGACGGCGCCACGCTCGCCACCACCAGCGTCGACCGTAGCCTGCGCCTGTGGCGTGCCGGCCGCGCGTACGCCACGCTCACGGGCCCCGCCGTCGCGGACGCCGCTACGGTGCGGTTCTCCCCGGACGGGCGGGCCCTCGCGGTCATCGGCTCCCGAGGCGCCGCTCGCGCCTGGAGCATCGACGCCGACTACGTGGCCGCACGCGTCTGCCGACTCGGCGCGGCACACCACTGGGCCCGGCTCCTGCCCGACCAGCCGGTGGACGACGCGTGTCCGTCCTAG
- a CDS encoding DUF1266 domain-containing protein, producing the protein MRAAVEAEDEYHDDVFPGIAAPRDGSRWQAPADLEEHLYELCEADDAYTYLRAVAVEGLYRPVSFADKDSEAAAGPLLTVELPDGRKVAQVYTAGVLPRPHPAVVYEYVTLGALAEGCPDDVDFLVINAATPCEQYYLTTEDEREVWADLHRRHHRPGAGADRIETRRTGAPGPGPLLHGLACGAHLCFANGDAWNTLDWHGAGHHNEVARLAESWGVHDREGWLAMQEGLLAREVSPWYWDFVLGARTELIARRGPRVDPEQWRDGIESALRARALESGGPGTPHLPGDDPELDAFVTALRALAGKVLRYEARFRADALLPPDGLVGTVAAWDIGRASKMARWGRGARYATHAELREAVERVCAAARSAYASWPEFSAGYVLGRCLHFDEEGFGPWYTDVLHAHRVLTTDPDSPWLTVPFHDA; encoded by the coding sequence ATGCGCGCGGCAGTCGAGGCCGAGGACGAGTACCACGACGACGTGTTCCCCGGCATCGCCGCACCCCGGGACGGCAGCCGCTGGCAGGCGCCCGCCGATCTGGAGGAGCACCTGTACGAGCTGTGCGAGGCCGACGACGCGTACACGTATCTGCGGGCCGTCGCCGTGGAGGGCCTGTACCGTCCGGTGTCCTTCGCGGACAAGGATTCCGAGGCCGCGGCGGGCCCGCTCCTGACCGTCGAGCTGCCCGACGGCAGGAAGGTGGCGCAGGTCTACACCGCGGGGGTGCTGCCCCGCCCGCATCCGGCGGTCGTGTACGAGTACGTCACGCTCGGCGCCCTCGCCGAAGGCTGCCCCGACGACGTCGACTTCCTGGTGATCAACGCGGCGACGCCGTGCGAGCAGTACTACCTCACCACGGAGGACGAACGCGAGGTCTGGGCCGACCTGCACCGGCGCCACCACAGGCCGGGCGCGGGCGCCGACCGCATCGAGACGCGCCGCACCGGGGCGCCGGGCCCGGGGCCGCTGCTGCACGGCCTGGCCTGCGGCGCGCACCTGTGCTTCGCCAACGGCGACGCGTGGAACACCCTCGACTGGCACGGCGCGGGCCACCACAACGAGGTGGCCCGCCTCGCGGAGTCCTGGGGCGTGCACGACCGCGAGGGCTGGCTCGCCATGCAGGAGGGGCTCCTCGCCCGTGAAGTCTCCCCCTGGTACTGGGACTTCGTGCTCGGCGCGCGCACGGAGCTGATCGCGCGCCGGGGCCCGCGCGTCGACCCCGAGCAGTGGCGCGACGGCATCGAGTCGGCACTGCGCGCCCGCGCCCTGGAGTCCGGCGGCCCCGGCACGCCGCACCTGCCGGGCGACGACCCCGAACTGGACGCCTTCGTGACGGCCCTGCGCGCCCTGGCGGGGAAGGTCCTCCGCTACGAGGCACGGTTCCGCGCCGACGCGCTCCTGCCCCCGGACGGCCTCGTCGGCACCGTCGCGGCCTGGGACATCGGGCGCGCCTCCAAGATGGCGCGCTGGGGCAGGGGCGCCCGCTACGCGACCCACGCCGAACTGCGCGAAGCCGTCGAACGCGTCTGCGCCGCCGCGCGGTCCGCGTACGCCTCCTGGCCCGAGTTCTCCGCGGGCTACGTCCTGGGCCGCTGCCTCCACTTCGACGAGGAGGGCTTCGGCCCCTGGTACACGGACGTCCTGCACGCCCACCGCGTGCTGACCACGGACCCGGACAGCCCGTGGCTGACGGTGCCGTTCCACGACGCCTGA
- a CDS encoding cytochrome P450, whose product MSGRGGPPPVPDVFDPRVYAAGPPHDRYRVLRDHHPVARQEEKPVLGWPSGPGFWAVTRHADVVRVLKDSATFSSHLGATQIRDPDPADLPFIRRMMLNQDPPAHGTLRRLVSRAFTPRRVDRFEARARERAASLIAAAVARARETDGTFDVVTAVTDEYALLNLADLLGVPPADRGLLLHWTRRVIGYQDPDEAAPPVIGPDGQPVNPRSPAQLRDMFAYARALAAEKRRAPGGDDAEPDVMTTLATDPELTEPALEMFFFLLTVAGNDTVRSAAPGGLLALAENPREYARLRRGEVATGTAVDELLRHHPPVLSFRRTAARDTELAGTRIAAGDKVVVFHAAAHFDERVFTDPHRLDLSRAPNPHVAFGEGPHVCLGAHFARLQLRVFYEEAVRALPELRLVEPPRRLVSHFINGLKSLRFGAPA is encoded by the coding sequence ATGAGCGGGCGCGGCGGGCCGCCCCCGGTCCCCGACGTCTTCGACCCCCGCGTCTACGCGGCGGGCCCGCCCCACGACCGCTACCGCGTGCTGCGCGATCACCACCCGGTGGCCCGGCAGGAGGAGAAGCCGGTGCTCGGCTGGCCCTCGGGCCCCGGTTTCTGGGCGGTCACCCGGCACGCCGACGTGGTCCGCGTGCTCAAGGACTCCGCCACCTTCTCCTCGCACCTCGGCGCCACCCAGATCCGCGACCCGGACCCGGCCGACCTGCCGTTCATCCGGCGCATGATGCTCAATCAGGACCCCCCGGCCCACGGCACGTTGCGCAGGCTGGTCAGCCGGGCCTTCACCCCGCGACGGGTCGACCGGTTCGAGGCGCGGGCCCGCGAGCGCGCCGCCTCACTCATCGCCGCCGCGGTGGCGCGGGCCCGCGAGACCGACGGGACCTTCGACGTGGTCACCGCCGTCACCGACGAGTACGCCCTGCTCAACCTCGCCGATCTGCTCGGCGTGCCCCCGGCCGACCGGGGGCTGCTGCTGCACTGGACCCGGCGCGTCATCGGCTACCAGGACCCGGACGAGGCCGCGCCGCCGGTCATCGGGCCCGACGGGCAGCCGGTGAACCCGCGCTCGCCCGCGCAACTGCGGGACATGTTCGCCTACGCGCGGGCGCTGGCCGCCGAGAAGCGGCGGGCGCCCGGTGGCGACGACGCCGAGCCCGACGTCATGACGACCCTCGCCACCGATCCCGAACTCACCGAGCCGGCACTGGAGATGTTCTTCTTCCTGCTCACCGTCGCGGGCAACGACACCGTGCGCTCCGCCGCGCCGGGCGGCCTGCTCGCGCTCGCCGAGAACCCGCGCGAGTACGCGCGGCTGCGCCGCGGCGAGGTCGCGACCGGCACGGCCGTGGACGAACTCCTGCGCCACCACCCGCCGGTGCTCAGCTTCCGCCGCACGGCGGCGCGCGACACGGAGCTCGCGGGCACGCGGATCGCGGCCGGGGACAAGGTGGTGGTCTTCCACGCCGCCGCCCACTTCGACGAACGCGTCTTCACCGACCCGCACCGCCTGGACCTGTCCCGTGCGCCCAACCCCCACGTGGCGTTCGGCGAGGGCCCGCACGTCTGCCTGGGCGCGCACTTCGCCCGCCTCCAACTCCGCGTGTTCTACGAGGAGGCCGTCCGCGCCCTGCCCGAACTGCGCCTGGTGGAGCCGCCCCGGCGGCTCGTCTCGCACTTCATCAACGGCCTGAAGTCGCTGCGGTTCGGCGCTCCCGCATAG
- a CDS encoding alpha/beta fold hydrolase has protein sequence MASFLLPHTLLGEGPHKVVAVHGWFADRSAYAPVLDDLDLGAFQYAVVDLRGYGEAKGAVGSFTTAEGAADVLDLADRLGWERFSLIGHSMGGSVAQRVVAAAPHRVRRLVGVSPVPAQGLRLPPDQWELFASAAQVPESRRTIIDITTGGVRPRAWLDRMVDRSLAVSDPKAFRAWLDSWAGEDFHTEVAGSAVPALTVTGALDPALSADLMRNTWLRSYVRGELAVLSTAGHYAMDEVPLELIRTVEDFLRADDDAEGGGDGDPEGGAALAGGDAPA, from the coding sequence GTGGCCTCCTTCCTGCTCCCGCACACCCTGCTCGGCGAGGGACCGCACAAGGTCGTCGCGGTGCACGGCTGGTTCGCCGACCGCTCGGCGTACGCGCCGGTGCTCGACGACCTCGACCTCGGCGCCTTCCAGTACGCGGTGGTGGACCTGCGCGGGTACGGCGAGGCCAAGGGCGCCGTCGGCTCCTTCACGACGGCGGAGGGCGCGGCCGACGTCCTCGACCTGGCCGACCGGCTCGGCTGGGAGCGATTCTCGCTGATCGGCCACTCGATGGGCGGCAGCGTCGCGCAGCGCGTCGTGGCCGCCGCGCCGCACCGCGTACGACGCCTGGTCGGCGTGTCACCCGTGCCCGCGCAGGGCCTTCGACTGCCGCCCGACCAGTGGGAGTTGTTCGCCTCCGCGGCGCAGGTGCCCGAGAGCCGCCGCACCATCATCGACATCACCACCGGCGGCGTACGCCCCCGCGCCTGGCTGGACCGCATGGTGGACCGCTCCCTCGCCGTGAGCGACCCGAAGGCGTTCCGCGCCTGGCTGGACTCCTGGGCGGGCGAGGACTTCCACACCGAGGTGGCGGGCTCCGCCGTGCCCGCGCTCACCGTGACCGGCGCGCTCGACCCCGCCCTCTCCGCGGACCTCATGCGGAACACCTGGCTGCGGTCGTACGTCCGGGGCGAGCTCGCCGTGCTGTCGACGGCCGGGCACTACGCGATGGACGAGGTCCCCCTCGAACTGATCCGTACGGTCGAGGACTTCCTGCGCGCGGACGACGACGCCGAAGGAGGCGGTGACGGCGACCCGGAAGGCGGAGCCGCGCTCGCCGGTGGGGACGCCCCGGCATGA
- a CDS encoding GTPase-associated protein 1-related protein encodes MAIRRLSYRLGQEPHTGSRRLIPAPGGQGRRPTEPGDEEVAAAVERVIGTGVGTGADVEAGAEHRGDGADTACELSYSLLPDGGRLLCAALPGQRVEALHLGPDTPGPGPQWPIDTWSAASWEPGAPETLGAGFVESELPAAEPAAARAHADRELLVEFARARSGRVAPFLADVRRLFDDPAGRQIVLVEEDPAAVARWIALACASLPEAYVPALTFTTWTRDPWRAPQQIIGVGPDAGFDRADEATLTHLYRVHDATGGPGSPPLPVSDAWAELTAERWLAGSPPTPPAAAPAGTDDAFALIPLLSGGSSGPLPPDGADLAGLSGDSLRAVVDAFARAVGKGETDERTLGELDRLCRGLDGEHAVAARPLALALVKHRLDATGGGELPDLTAFEGLPLGQDAWRELRETYGGRADDALRRTLRGPLTSWTEPLRLALAVGADGGPGLAEAMDRLATALLHPERRDCAHAVEVLDALDHTAFTRRVLRLLIVDFTERKLDRLRELARSPQGEWLRRNIEDAPLTVRLAAAAAHWSGPPDHLRGAELFGRLTELLAGQRVDDARTLKLLWRIVWRGGVPDRAEQPWIARTCTPRLIVEADLGRRVMGWVKEPDHCDRDLVEFARAMMGDHRIGAHERATAELLVIAQDLADGRVPVTRATVGRLRELGRKVTPLGAVLRRGVDERVAGALARANPLDLCESHGLQILVAAGPELLRAYRAHLLDEACCDRLVRELPDRPAELAAYYHIWRPRRRHGVTAEWREVAGELLDQVLAPVLAHLDHHHLGQVATVLEREGQDVQEWTAWRHRVAQEPR; translated from the coding sequence ATGGCCATCCGTCGCCTCAGCTACCGGCTCGGCCAGGAGCCGCACACCGGGTCCCGCCGTCTGATCCCCGCACCAGGAGGCCAGGGCCGACGTCCCACAGAACCGGGCGACGAGGAGGTCGCCGCGGCGGTCGAGCGCGTCATCGGCACCGGTGTCGGCACCGGCGCGGACGTGGAAGCCGGTGCCGAGCACCGGGGCGACGGCGCCGACACCGCCTGCGAGCTGAGCTACAGCCTGCTCCCCGACGGCGGCCGCCTGCTCTGCGCCGCGCTCCCCGGGCAGCGCGTCGAGGCGCTGCACCTCGGACCCGACACCCCGGGCCCCGGGCCCCAGTGGCCCATCGACACCTGGAGCGCGGCCAGTTGGGAGCCCGGCGCGCCGGAGACGCTGGGCGCGGGCTTCGTCGAGTCCGAGCTGCCCGCCGCCGAACCGGCCGCCGCCCGCGCCCACGCCGACCGCGAACTGCTCGTGGAGTTCGCCCGCGCGCGCTCCGGCCGCGTCGCGCCCTTCCTCGCCGATGTGCGCCGCCTCTTCGACGACCCCGCGGGACGGCAGATCGTCCTCGTCGAGGAGGACCCCGCGGCCGTGGCCCGCTGGATCGCCCTGGCCTGCGCCTCGCTCCCCGAGGCGTACGTCCCCGCGCTGACGTTCACCACCTGGACCAGGGACCCGTGGCGGGCCCCGCAGCAGATCATCGGCGTCGGCCCCGACGCCGGGTTCGACCGTGCGGACGAGGCGACCCTCACGCACCTCTACCGCGTGCACGACGCGACCGGCGGCCCCGGGAGCCCGCCGCTCCCGGTGAGCGACGCGTGGGCCGAGCTGACGGCGGAGCGCTGGCTCGCGGGCAGCCCGCCGACGCCCCCGGCCGCCGCCCCGGCAGGGACGGACGACGCCTTCGCCCTCATCCCCCTGCTCTCGGGCGGGAGTTCGGGCCCGCTGCCCCCGGACGGCGCCGACCTCGCGGGGCTGAGCGGTGACTCGCTGCGCGCGGTCGTCGACGCCTTCGCCCGCGCCGTGGGCAAGGGGGAGACGGACGAACGTACCCTCGGTGAACTCGACCGGCTCTGCCGGGGTCTCGACGGCGAACACGCCGTCGCCGCACGGCCCCTCGCCCTCGCCCTCGTCAAGCACCGCCTCGACGCCACGGGCGGGGGCGAGCTGCCCGATCTGACGGCCTTCGAAGGGCTGCCGCTCGGCCAGGACGCCTGGCGGGAGCTGCGCGAGACCTACGGCGGCCGCGCCGACGACGCCCTGCGCCGCACCCTGCGCGGCCCCCTGACCTCCTGGACCGAACCGCTGCGGCTCGCCCTCGCGGTCGGCGCCGACGGCGGCCCCGGACTCGCCGAGGCCATGGACCGCCTCGCCACGGCCCTGCTGCACCCCGAGCGGCGCGACTGCGCGCACGCCGTGGAGGTCCTCGACGCACTCGACCACACGGCGTTCACGCGCCGGGTCCTGCGCCTGCTCATCGTGGACTTCACGGAGCGCAAACTGGACCGGCTGCGCGAGCTCGCCCGCTCGCCGCAGGGCGAGTGGCTGCGGCGCAACATCGAGGACGCGCCGCTCACCGTCCGGCTCGCCGCGGCCGCCGCGCACTGGAGCGGACCGCCCGACCACCTGCGCGGCGCCGAGCTCTTCGGACGGCTCACCGAACTGCTCGCGGGACAGCGGGTCGACGACGCGAGGACCCTGAAACTGCTGTGGCGCATCGTGTGGCGCGGCGGCGTGCCCGACCGCGCCGAGCAGCCCTGGATCGCCCGCACCTGCACGCCGCGCCTGATCGTCGAGGCCGACCTGGGGCGCCGCGTGATGGGCTGGGTCAAGGAGCCGGACCACTGCGACCGCGACCTCGTCGAGTTCGCCAGGGCCATGATGGGCGACCACCGGATCGGCGCCCACGAGCGGGCCACCGCCGAGCTGCTCGTCATCGCCCAGGACCTCGCCGACGGCCGCGTCCCCGTCACCAGGGCCACCGTGGGCCGCCTGCGAGAGCTCGGCCGCAAGGTCACGCCGCTCGGCGCGGTGCTGCGCCGGGGCGTCGACGAGCGGGTGGCGGGCGCGCTCGCCCGCGCCAACCCGCTCGACCTGTGCGAGTCGCACGGACTCCAGATCCTCGTCGCCGCGGGCCCCGAACTGCTGCGCGCCTACCGCGCGCACCTGCTCGACGAGGCGTGCTGCGACCGCCTCGTACGCGAACTGCCGGACAGGCCCGCCGAGTTGGCCGCGTACTACCACATCTGGCGGCCCCGCAGACGGCACGGCGTCACCGCGGAGTGGCGCGAGGTCGCCGGTGAACTGCTCGACCAGGTGCTCGCGCCCGTCCTCGCGCACCTCGACCACCACCACCTCGGGCAGGTGGCCACCGTGCTCGAGCGCGAGGGCCAGGACGTACAGGAATGGACCGCGTGGCGGCACCGGGTGGCCCAAGAGCCGCGATGA
- a CDS encoding vWA domain-containing protein: protein MASRPVHFIWMLDCSGSMGVNGKIGELNFAIREAIPEMQQAAKANPAASLLVRAVTFASGASWHVSEPTPVDTFAWEDVHIYGATDMGAAFKLAAGALQTPPMPQRALPPVLALASDGQPTDDWRAGLRAIDATPWGKRAVRVAVAIGDDADKSMLKEFLANPELEPLQAKNPRQLAAAIRWMSTAVVKDASTPKVDDGTKQTTPIDVPSMTKGEDDIW from the coding sequence ATGGCGAGCCGCCCCGTGCACTTCATCTGGATGCTCGACTGTTCGGGTTCCATGGGCGTGAACGGCAAGATCGGCGAACTGAACTTCGCCATCCGCGAGGCCATCCCCGAAATGCAGCAGGCCGCCAAGGCCAACCCCGCCGCGTCGCTCCTGGTGCGCGCGGTCACCTTCGCGAGCGGCGCCAGCTGGCACGTCAGCGAGCCGACGCCGGTGGACACGTTCGCCTGGGAGGACGTGCACATCTACGGCGCCACCGACATGGGCGCCGCGTTCAAGCTGGCGGCGGGCGCCCTGCAGACCCCGCCGATGCCCCAGCGCGCCCTGCCGCCCGTGCTCGCGCTCGCCTCCGACGGGCAGCCCACCGACGACTGGCGCGCGGGCCTCCGCGCCATCGACGCCACCCCGTGGGGCAAGCGTGCCGTCCGCGTCGCCGTCGCCATCGGGGACGACGCGGACAAGAGCATGCTCAAGGAGTTCCTCGCCAACCCCGAACTGGAGCCGCTGCAGGCCAAGAACCCGCGCCAGCTCGCCGCCGCCATCCGCTGGATGTCCACCGCCGTCGTCAAGGACGCCTCCACGCCCAAGGTCGACGACGGCACGAAGCAGACGACGCCGATCGACGTGCCGTCGATGACCAAGGGCGAAGACGACATCTGGTGA
- a CDS encoding PP2C family serine/threonine-protein phosphatase gives MNGPWTLLDGAVKGVAKKYSQDRGAALSVADGRAVVLAVADGHGSAAHFRSDLGSRWAVEEFTACAREFAHEVARVGADAAGWPGLRAEARRLPRQVSHRWRERALLHDANSPAHGARSRAFGPACCPGSQGRGEEPPDLAAYGSTLIGAVLTEDMVFCWQLGDGDIVFVDGEGAPHTPLSTGPDLGDETDSLCEPEPWRKTRAHWQPFTGGIPPCLLISTDGLSKSFADHQGFLDFATGLHERVTEQGVAAVRAQLPDWLARAARFSGDDTTLVGAVTAPPRHSDET, from the coding sequence GTGAACGGTCCCTGGACGCTCCTCGACGGCGCCGTCAAAGGCGTGGCGAAGAAGTACAGCCAGGACCGCGGCGCGGCGCTGTCCGTCGCGGACGGCCGCGCCGTCGTCCTCGCGGTCGCCGACGGACACGGCAGCGCCGCGCACTTCCGCAGCGATCTGGGATCGCGCTGGGCGGTCGAGGAATTCACGGCGTGCGCCCGGGAGTTCGCGCACGAGGTGGCCCGCGTCGGCGCCGACGCGGCGGGCTGGCCGGGGCTGCGCGCGGAGGCCCGCAGGCTGCCCCGGCAGGTGAGCCACCGCTGGCGCGAGCGCGCCCTGCTGCACGACGCCAACTCGCCCGCGCACGGCGCCCGTTCGCGCGCCTTCGGACCGGCCTGCTGTCCCGGGTCGCAGGGCCGCGGCGAGGAGCCGCCTGACCTCGCCGCCTACGGCAGCACCCTCATCGGGGCCGTACTGACCGAGGACATGGTGTTCTGCTGGCAGTTGGGCGACGGTGACATCGTCTTCGTCGACGGGGAGGGCGCCCCGCACACACCGCTGTCCACCGGGCCCGACCTCGGCGACGAGACGGACTCGCTCTGCGAGCCCGAGCCCTGGCGCAAGACGCGCGCGCACTGGCAGCCCTTCACGGGCGGCATCCCGCCGTGCCTGCTGATCTCCACCGACGGGCTCTCCAAGAGCTTCGCCGACCACCAGGGCTTCCTGGACTTCGCCACCGGACTGCACGAGCGCGTCACCGAACAGGGCGTGGCGGCGGTGCGGGCCCAGCTTCCGGACTGGCTGGCGCGCGCGGCCAGGTTCTCCGGGGACGACACGACCCTCGTGGGCGCCGTCACGGCACCCCCGCGGCACAGCGACGAAACGTAA